The Megasphaera elsdenii DSM 20460 genome includes the window CATCTCTTGAAGAAAATCGACGCTATGAACGAAGCCAACGAAAAGAAAGTAATCAAAACCTGGTCCCGTGCATCGATGATCCTGCCGAGCTTCGTCGGCCACACCATCGCTGTACACGACGGCCGTAAACATGTACCTGTCTATATCACGGAAGATATGGTAGGTCATAAATTAGGCGAATTTGCACCGACTCGTACATTCAAGGGTCATGCTAAAGCCGAAAAAGTAACTAAATAAGGGGGTAACTTAAATGGCAGTAAAAGCTGTTACGAAACACATTCGCATTGCTCCCCGTAAAATTCGGATTGTTGCTGACTTGGTTCGGGGCAAAAACGTCGGCGAAGCTTTCGCTATCTTGAAATTCACTCCGAAAGTGGGTTCCCGTGTAGTTGAAAAAACTTTGCGCAGTGCCGTTGCTAATGCGGAACATAACAATGATATGGACGTTGCAAAATTGTTCATTTCTGAAATCTTTGTTGACCAGGATTCCACGATGAAACGTATTCATCCGCGCAGCCGTGGACAGGCCTTCAAAATTCTCAAACATTCCAGTCATCTGACGGTTGTTGTTGACGAAAAAGCATAAGGAGGGAAATGGAGTGGGTCAGAAAGTTAATGCCCATGGATTCCGCGTCGGCGTTTCCAAACCTTGGGACGCAAA containing:
- the rplV gene encoding 50S ribosomal protein L22 — its product is MAVKAVTKHIRIAPRKIRIVADLVRGKNVGEAFAILKFTPKVGSRVVEKTLRSAVANAEHNNDMDVAKLFISEIFVDQDSTMKRIHPRSRGQAFKILKHSSHLTVVVDEKA
- the rpsS gene encoding 30S ribosomal protein S19, encoding MSRSIKKGPFVAHHLLKKIDAMNEANEKKVIKTWSRASMILPSFVGHTIAVHDGRKHVPVYITEDMVGHKLGEFAPTRTFKGHAKAEKVTK